GCAGCTATTCTTGGTTCTGCCATTGACCTACAGGGTAACCTTGAGGAAATAACGAATCTGCTTTGTGCCTTTGCTTTACTTATCTGTAAAATGAGAATTAAGCACTTTGTAAAGACCACAGTTTTTACTAATAGTTATTAACTGTGCTGGAGTGGCCAAGCACATGCAGTGTCATGGTGGTATCTGtatgaggaaatgaaaatgactTCTTAGGACATTTTAATTGCAgtaattctatgatttgagGAAATAAGAGACGAGGAAGTCTTCCAGTTAGGTGCTAAATGCACTTACCCTACAGCCCCATCAGAAGCAGATGTGGAAGCACCTCCCCACATCCCCTTACAATCAGTAAAATGGTGAGCAGATAAGGGCGGGGACAAATCTTCTGATCAGATGTTTGCATGGAGACTTCGCTCAACAGGGGAAACCCTGTCAGTTTAAGGGGCTTATGTCTGTTCTGCAAATACGAGAACTTTTTGACCCCTTCTAGTGATATGAACTGAATTTTACAAAGCATACAACGCTAATGATAAGAGGAATGATGCTTGAAGTATAAATATATTCCTCAGCATAACAGAATGAGGAAGTGTGGCCAACTAGAGCTGGTTTAGAggaaaaactgttaaaaaattcCCCCTGTTATGAAAcaggtttgttttccagttgattggggggaaaaaaaaaaatccaaaccccaaCATTAAACACCGCTTTGATAATGACAGGTAACACAAATATTGATGTATGTTTAGGTATTACTAATACTTAAATTTGCTTGATGCTGTGGAAACTGTTGACAAAGCTGCCATTCTAATAAAGcagtttcatgttttctctttggaaacTGTTCACTCTCCAGTTTTCTATTAGCTCTGCCTCAACTGTTTCAATGTGTGGTTACCTATAACACCTATTGCTCTGGGAGGCTGAGCAAACGAATGTTATTTAGTTAGAAATTAGACTTCCGTCTGGAAATCACAGTGCCTCTAGGTCTTGAAACTTAATCTCTCACTTTGTATACTACTATTGACATATGAGGCAGCTTTTCTGAGTTGGGAGCTCATAAGGCTTTCAGAGTTATTTTTGGTTCTAGATTTCTCAATGACATGAAGAACCATCTCCCCTTGTTCCCAGCTCTCATTTCTAACACTGTTTCACTCTTTAGCTGAGCAGTGTAAGGCAGCCTCTGAGATCTGAGCTAGCAGAGTCCTGCACTGGTTACAAGAAGCATGCTTCCAGTGGGATTACATGTACCCCTCCAAGTGTGGGCTGCTCAGAGGCCAGTCATAGCCCTTTGGCAGTGTGGTGGTGTCAACTGACAGAATCAGGTTcattgtgtgggttttttttttttttactgtatcttATTTTTTGAATGGGTTGGTATGACTAACTAGGAACACACGCAGCCTATAAACAACACATACATGTTAGATTCTGTGAGAATCTGCACTTGTGTCAAGTACTGACACTGCTACAGAATCCAGAAGGAGTAGGAAGGCCAGTGTACTTTGAATATAATCTCTTCTAGACAGCTCTTAAACCAAAATCCCTTTGGTAGTGGCTCTGAACAGACTATAAAGAATCAATCCTCTCAAAAACAAATCGAGAAACCAAAGCTGCCCTCTGAGTTGGTGCTCCATAAATCAGCTGTTTTGCTAGGATCAAAGTgtgcaaagagctgctgcacGTATATGGTGGCTTATCAGTTATCTGTGTAGTCACTACTGTATAGGTAAGTAGGTCGAAATAATGTATACCAAATTTACATAGGAAAGACTGTATGTGAAATAATCTTCTATAGGTGAAGTCAGCATAATTCATGCATTGAACAAATATGCTCAGTATGTACTCCACCCTCTGAACGATGTGTAAGCTTTTAAGAATACTTTGAGGAAGGTTTCTTTTAGTGAAGACTATAATGTAAATGTACGTACACTTTACCTTTGCTACTGTAGACGAGGGGACAATCTCTTCCCAAAGAATCCTGATAACACGATGCGTTATGATTACACTGATTACAAGGATACCTGGAAGGCTATGGAGAAGCTGGTAGGAAAAGGTCTTGTGAAAGCCATTGGGCTGTCAAACTTCAACAGCCGTCAGATCGATGATATACTGAGCGTGGCTACTGTCAAACCAGCTGTGCTCCAGGTAAGTTGAATAAAGAAGAGGACAAAtaccttttctctttgtccATGAGAGTGAAGAATCTTCAAACCAAAGCTGTGTGTTGAGCATAAGGTGTTCAGCTTCTTATGTACAGGGAAGAATAtagccagctctgcaggagtAGGCACACAGAGCCTATCATTTCAGGCAGATTAATTTGCTGGGGAGGAGACCTGTGTCCACATTCTGTGGCCATTTATGCCTGCTTAGTTGAACAAGTCTGTGGGAAGAGTTAGTCTTCCCTGTGAGGAACAATTCAAggaaattgaaagaaatatagaaagaaagaagcattgTGAGAAAGTAACTTGAATCCCTTCTATAGAGAGTTTCATTGCTTGTTGGATGATCTGTTTGGTACATAGGGAAAATCCAGCACTCTAAAGTTAGGtgatctgttctttttttcttgtaaacttAGCCTACCAGATGCTTTTTCATTCCAGTAGTAAGTTATCCTCGTAAGGATACCTTACTTTACTTAAACCTTATCCTTATAAGTTTTTCTAGAATCTGGAATGACCTCCTGTGATGTGTTTGGTTCTGCTGTGCTCTTGACTTCCTATTTGTTTAGAGTCTTGCGTTGCTATCTGTTCTCTAGCCACTCACTGTGGGTCATTTTAACAGGTAGAATGCCATCCTTACCTAGCTCAGAACGAGCTGATAGCTCACTGCCAGAAGCGAGGACTGGTTGTCACTGCTTACAGCCCCCTTGGTTCTCCAGATCGCATGTGGAAACACCCAGATGAGCCTGTGCTTCTAGAAGAACCTGGGATCaaaaaactgtcagaaaaatacagcaagtCACCTGCACAGGTTATTCTCAGGTACAGGACAACTGTCAGAGAGGGTGGCATTTGGGACCTGGccttaaataaagcaaaatgctcAAGTTAGATGGAATCTGCTTAAAAGTGTGTGTTCTGCATTGGTGGGGAGTTAAAATCACAAGGAGTGCGAAAAGCAAACCCCATTTGGTGCTTGTTTTACAGATTTAGTAGGGTTGGTCCTGCCATAGGGCAGGTGGATGGACTAGATCAGAGGGGTCTGTTCAGGGCCTGGATCCATGCCTGGGACAGTTCACCCATTTCTACTGTGAAATAGCAGTAGGATAACGGCAGCAGTGTCCCCTGATTGAGGGCCACCTACTGAATGTGCATGTGGCCAGTTGCTAAACCCTTGAGTGCTTGTTGCTGCATTCGGGTGGGCTCcctggaagagaagctgcgGAAGTGCTTCCTTCTTTGCACTGAAAAAccatttgttgttttgtttttctgtagtaGAAGCCAGCTATTGGATACTGGGAAACAGGATGGTTGAGTAATACCCAGAATGGGATCAGCACCTTGTAAAGTGAAATTGGGTTTCTATCCTCATTTTGTTTGTCTGGCTTTATAGCTATTAATATCACCAGCACAGTCTTGGGCAGCAGCAAGTTACCCTGCAAGCTGAACAAGTTCAAGATTTTGTGCTTGAGCCACTAGACAGGCACTTGAGGGATCtgggttttcttctggtttGTCAGTGGTTGTTGTGTTAGAACTTGCATAAAATGCTTAAGTACACTTTTCTGGCTGTTTCGTGGGCTTCTACTTAAAGAAACTTGGTTGCTTCTTCAAAGGCATGAATGTCTTCCCCTGGTTGATTATTTCAGTGGCTACTGTCTTGCTTGAGCTTGGACATACTCATACTCCTAATACAATACAGTGCTATGCCAGCCCTCTTCTGGGTATTTTAATTTCCCATAGAAACATAAGTGACATCTTTGCTGACACAGGTTGTTACTCAACCAAAATAAACATTGTGGTTCTTGggctgcaaacacagaaaatctctcttctcctcttaACAGATGGCAAGTGCAGCGTAAAGTGGTTGTGATTCCCAAGAGTGTCACTCCCGCTCGCATTCAGCAGAATCTCCAGGTAAGtttaaatgaaggaaaggagTTCCAGCAATGCCTTTTCTTGTGAGTAACATACTGTCCTGCTACCTGCAGAGCAACAAGCTGAGGCACTTGGTTCATACTTGTTCATCAATGTATGCACAGACTTAAAAAGGATGGTAAAGATTCTTGGAAAACAAACTTGATATGTTTTAAGCAAGTAAGTGTGTGAGCATGTGTGCATGTACACGTGCAGAATCTTGTTATCAAAAGGTAAAGAATGTACTTCATAGAAGTCTGAATGGAAGATCTTTACTGAAATTTATCTGAGGTACAAATTTATTGAACAAGGGAGTCTTCTAATGACATTCCCTGGTTCTTATTGAGTAATAGTTGCTCTACCCTGCAGGTGAGGGCTGGTGACTATTTCTGTGGCAAACTGCCATACTAATGATGCTGAAGGAATAAGTGTGGTTCACTTCTGCTCTGAAGTAGAGTTCACTTTAGAAATTATGTGAAAATTCTGACCAGATAATTTTGAGAGAGGTCTCTGAATCATCTCCTGTGATCTTTTTCAGCCCTTAATCATAGAGACTGGCTGGTTACATACTTGTTTTTAAGTTAGGAGTTGTTTCTGTAACTGTTACTCCCATTAAATCCTGCCATGTAGTATGCTGCTAGAAATCTCAAGAAATTCCAGTAAACTCTGCAGTTACTTGAGCTTTAGTGCTATGTGGGAATGGATCATTGATTGAATAGGCAGGGCTGACTTGGAGGAACAGTCCaactgctttttatatttttggaaGAGTGTTATGCAATATCAGTGTAGGTCTAGAGTTGGCATTTATATGAACACCTCAGACTTTAAGcctttgttttggtgtttggtaTAAAATGAGTTTTAATAGCAACAtcatatttataaatgtaaGACAAACTAATTGTAACCTGTGGTTATAAAGcctcttgcttttgttctcaGGTGTTCGATTTCAGCCTCACAGAAGAAGAGATGAGCCACATTGGAGGCCTGAATAAAAACTGGCGTTACATTGTGCCAATGATCACGGTAAATTTCTCCTGTTTCTCATAGTTTTCATTATGTGCATGTGGCCACAGCTTGGGGTTTTTGcgttttttcttccttttactgtCCCCATCGGAACTACTTACTTGTAAGAATACTACATCATCTTAAGGTATCTAAGATGGAAGAATTTCTCAAAAGCTGGGTACAAAAAAGCTAGCTTTCTGaaatctttcctcttctgttttgacTACTGATGGAGTTCTCATTACAGACCTGTCCATGGGCCTTTAAGCCAGAGTCCTGTCTTACTTCAAATCTCCCCAAACTCCTGCTGATATGTCCTTCTCAAGTACAAGCAGGCTGAGGTCCATGGCATTCCTCCAGAAGTAGTCCTTGTTCCAACTGTCCCCATCTACTTTATACCGTAAGCCTCTAAGATCAGTGAAGACTGAGGGTGCTGTTAGTTCTCCATATCCATCATAGAAGTCACGTGAGGGAATTTGTCCTCTCTGCTCCACTGGATGTCCCCCCTTTCAAAATCTATTCTAATGACCTTCCTCCAGCGTAAGGAGTTTGGCTTAGGCTGTTGTATTTGTCTTTCCAAATCCcattagctgcagtgtcttttaGCATCAGTAGTTTTACTGTCACATGAAACTTTTTACCTCATGTGCTATCAGTTGCCAGTCTGGGTTTAAAGAAACCAAAGCCTTCTAAATGTTGAGCTCCTCTTGGTCTTCCTTATGTTAAAGGACCTAACCTTGTTCCTTTCCCctcactgcaaaaaaaccccaaataagTCAGTGCTGTGTTGTCTCCTGTCTTCATGGTATTCCTCATTTCTTATTGTCCCGCTTCTGATTATGCCACAGAAAGCTGTTGCCATTCCCTCGTGTGTCACTGACCACCAGACTGTGCGATAATGAGTCTGAAGTGATTTATCCCTTCTCTGTCATACAGTACACCGCATAGACACAGTAGGTCTCTGCAGATTTGGAAGCTGTCAAGCATACCTGCAAGCAATTTGCCTGCCTGTAAATTATTCTTCAGTAGTCAGTCAGTGGGTTCTGGCTATGGGAATTCTTTGGGGAAAGCTCTTCTCCAGGATTTATCATAGAGATTTTTTTGAGTACTTGAGCATGTCAGTGACTAATCTGAATTAGAAAAAACAAGTGAATGTGGTGAATGACTGTCTCTTATCAAGGGTAGATACTCGTCACAGCTTTCACTGTTTGTCATACTTGAGCTTTCAAGAGCTTCAAGGCCGTGCTCTTAACTGTTTATTGCTTCAGTATCTGTGTGTAAATATAAACCCCCGCATTCCTGCAACCAAAATTATCTTTGTGTTTATGGATCAGGAGTCTGTACACCAAACTATAAGCTTAGCTGCTGATCTGTGTGACTGCAGTAGTGACAAGCACACCTGCTGCTGACAGGATGTTTCTTTCAAGTGCTTTGCTACTCATGCTGCAAACAAAGTTGTTTTGTTaagaaactgcaaaatacaTTAGGATGTAGCCTGGCTTGGATGAGCCGGGGATAAGTCATGTGCTTTTGTTACCTGGGAGAACTCATCAGATCACAGTGATTCACAAAGGAGAGATGAAATAGAGTTCAAAGTGCTAGCCCATCCAACTAGAAAAAGGGTGAATGATGCAGCTGGGCTTCAAAGATACTGCCATATTGTCAGATAACAAGACAGGAAGAAGCACGATGAGGATTAAAAGGTGACTCTGTAGCTGTAAGATCTCTAGTGGAACCTTTTGTCTCCTGCAATCCCTTCTGGgctcacaggaaagaattttcaTCAACTGTGAATTATAATTCCTGTCTAACCTTTTATGCCTACCTCCTCTCTGAATCTAACTTACAGTGTTTGGATTTCAACGTGTGATACAGCAGTGATATCAGAGCTTCTATCATAACTGACAAGAcagtttttccttgctttccttcatTGATATATAACCACAAGTTCTTACAGTTGTGCCACTCTTCTCCACATTGCCTTGTCTACATGCAATGTAATAGCTTCTCCTTAGGCTGTAGACAATTTAAGTTGCTTTATACTTCTAACAATTCATTATCTGGATAGAGGTTGGAAATTACCTTGCACCAGCCTGAAATCCTAAACTTTTGAAAACGCATAATTGGTCAAGGAATATACTTAAGTGAAACCTGAATGACTAGCAAGCCAGGAGAGGAGGAGTGATGGTATTGTGCACATAATGGTCTACTTCTGATAGTTAGCACCACTGACCTGCAGTGTATTCAGTGCTGGTTTTACCCCGCTTCCTTCTCTCAAATTCCTGGACTAGACTAGAATCAGCTACCTGAAACATTGCTTCTGGCAGCTGCTGTCTTGGTGTGCTGTGATACTTTTGTCCACAGTTTTAAACATTGCCTTCAGTTGAcagcttcatttcagctttatATTAATCTGAGCATCAGTCAAATATTAAGGTTTAACATCTTAATTTTCTGCTCTGTAGTGCCCCCAAGTGACTAATTTCACACTTCAGCAGCCACTGTAACATTCATTACTAGGGATTCCAGTTGATTTGAAATGCAGGCTTTATACTGAAAGCTAATAGAGGGACTTAATGTACGTTTTAGCTGAATGATGCTAGTCTGTCGCCCAGGGAGGTGTGTATCTCTACCAATGCTGCTCCTAAATTTTCCCAAACATTACAGATGAGGAGCAAGGGTTTACATCAGCTCCTTGGAAGTTGGGGGGTATTGAAATGGACTTagtgcaaataaaaatgcaactgTGCATCTGAATGCTTAGAGGTGGGATGTAGGAATTGAGACTTCTGCATGGCCACATCTGCCTTTGAGCCAGCTGGAGCCTCTGTTTCATTACCTGTGAATACTGGTTTCAGTATTCCCATTTTACAGCTGGAGAAGCTGGTCTTCCATGGAAGTGTTCTTAAACAAAAAGTGCTATGAGGGAGCTCAGTGACACTGTTAATGCTTCAGTATATGACCCTGAACAAGTCATTCAAATGTGTTTCATCTTATCCATGTGTGAAATtggcagcccagcagctctcTATCAtggaaacacaaggaaaaagcTCCAACTCcaataaagtgttttgaagTCTGCATGTTACAACACTTACTCAATAACAGCTACAAGGCAAAAGGCTTTTAACTATTCTTAATCTAATTCTTCAAGTCTCGTCAGCTTGCAAGACTTGCTCTAGGCTACAGAAATCTAGctccctttttttaattaagttttaagttttcctttcacaaagtGCTAGGAGGACTCAGGAGTGGGGAAACAGCTCTTGTTTAAGCTGAAAAAGACACTCCCAGGTGTTAGAATCTTCATATCCCAGAAATCTAAATCATGCAGAATTTAAAACTGAGAGAGTAAGAAtgaatttctgtctttctgactTGAGTCTGTTTATTCCACAGGTGGATGGCAAGCTAGTGGCCAGAGATGCTGGACACCCCCATTACCCCTTCAATGACCCCTATTAACTACTAGAAAATAAGATGTTAAGTAACATGCTCCTCTGCATGTCCTTCCACAAAATAATCGTTGCCACAATTTGTCAAAAAATCCTGTCCAAATGAAACCTTCCTTCCTGAGTAGGTTTACTTACACTGTACTGCTTCTGATTGACCTCCTTTCTGGAGATACTGTAGGTTCCATGTCAAAGTTTGTGGATTTATTACAATGACCACAAGCTTGCTCGTGGAAGCATCAAATCTTTGGGGAATTAGAAAAAGAGTGGGGGAGTCTAAA
This genomic window from Strigops habroptila isolate Jane chromosome 8, bStrHab1.2.pri, whole genome shotgun sequence contains:
- the AKR1A1 gene encoding aldo-keto reductase family 1 member A1 isoform X3, giving the protein MSAACGFVALHTGQKMPLVGLGTWKSECGQVKEAVKYALSVGYRHIDCAAAYSNEAEIGEAFQECLGPNKVIKREDLFVTSKLWNTKHHPEDVEPALRKTLEDLKLSYLDLYLMHWPHAFERGDNLFPKNPDNTMRYDYTDYKDTWKAMEKLVGKGLVKAIGLSNFNSRQIDDILSVATVKPAVLQVECHPYLAQNELIAHCQKRGLVVTAYSPLGSPDRMWKHPDEPVLLEEPGIKKLSEKYSKSPAQVILRWQVQRKVVVIPKSVTPARIQQNLQVFDFSLTEEEMSHIGGLNKNWRYIVPMITVDGKLVARDAGHPHYPFNDPY
- the AKR1A1 gene encoding aldo-keto reductase family 1 member A1 isoform X1, whose protein sequence is MKILTTWRRQSHFGMAKMSAACGFVALHTGQKMPLVGLGTWKSECGQVKEAVKYALSVGYRHIDCAAAYSNEAEIGEAFQECLGPNKVIKREDLFVTSKLWNTKHHPEDVEPALRKTLEDLKLSYLDLYLMHWPHAFERGDNLFPKNPDNTMRYDYTDYKDTWKAMEKLVGKGLVKAIGLSNFNSRQIDDILSVATVKPAVLQVECHPYLAQNELIAHCQKRGLVVTAYSPLGSPDRMWKHPDEPVLLEEPGIKKLSEKYSKSPAQVILRWQVQRKVVVIPKSVTPARIQQNLQVFDFSLTEEEMSHIGGLNKNWRYIVPMITVDGKLVARDAGHPHYPFNDPY
- the AKR1A1 gene encoding aldo-keto reductase family 1 member A1 isoform X2; the encoded protein is MEKAEPFWAKMSAACGFVALHTGQKMPLVGLGTWKSECGQVKEAVKYALSVGYRHIDCAAAYSNEAEIGEAFQECLGPNKVIKREDLFVTSKLWNTKHHPEDVEPALRKTLEDLKLSYLDLYLMHWPHAFERGDNLFPKNPDNTMRYDYTDYKDTWKAMEKLVGKGLVKAIGLSNFNSRQIDDILSVATVKPAVLQVECHPYLAQNELIAHCQKRGLVVTAYSPLGSPDRMWKHPDEPVLLEEPGIKKLSEKYSKSPAQVILRWQVQRKVVVIPKSVTPARIQQNLQVFDFSLTEEEMSHIGGLNKNWRYIVPMITVDGKLVARDAGHPHYPFNDPY